From Stenotrophomonas maltophilia, a single genomic window includes:
- a CDS encoding glycosyltransferase family 4 protein, producing the protein MRIAICSSFVPFVNGGARFIVDWLGTRLREHGHQVEIIYLPMVESPTELLQQMAAYRMMDLSDSVDRVITTRPPAHLIQHPKKVAWFIHHFRLYYDMWDTPYREFPDDARHRALRGALVRADTTALAESHRLFTNSQVVADRVKRYNGLDAEVLYPPLLDVSHFRDAGQGDEIVYVCRMERHKRQHLLLEAFKYVTTPVKLRLCGTSSGPGYTNGLRAFIVAEGLQNRVTCVDRWITEEEKAQWLSTALAAAYLPEDEDSYGYPSLEAAQSSKPIITTTDSGGVLEFVEHGRNGMIAEPDPRALAEVIDALWMDREHTRRMGQAAKVRVQELKINWDHVLERLLS; encoded by the coding sequence TTGCGTATTGCCATCTGTTCGTCCTTTGTACCGTTCGTCAATGGTGGAGCGCGCTTCATCGTTGACTGGCTTGGAACCCGTCTGCGCGAACATGGCCACCAGGTGGAGATCATCTACCTGCCGATGGTCGAGTCGCCGACTGAACTGCTGCAGCAGATGGCGGCCTATCGGATGATGGACCTCTCCGATTCGGTTGACCGGGTGATCACCACCCGGCCACCGGCGCACCTGATCCAGCACCCGAAGAAGGTGGCATGGTTCATTCATCATTTCCGCTTGTACTACGACATGTGGGACACGCCCTATCGCGAGTTCCCTGATGACGCCCGCCATCGCGCCCTGCGTGGCGCGCTGGTCAGGGCTGATACCACAGCACTGGCCGAGTCGCACCGGCTGTTCACCAACTCGCAGGTGGTGGCCGATCGTGTGAAGAGATACAACGGCCTGGATGCCGAAGTGCTGTATCCGCCATTGCTGGATGTCTCGCACTTCCGCGACGCGGGCCAGGGCGACGAGATCGTCTACGTCTGCCGGATGGAACGGCATAAGCGGCAGCATCTGCTGCTGGAAGCATTCAAGTACGTGACCACGCCGGTCAAGCTGCGCCTGTGCGGCACCAGCAGTGGCCCGGGCTACACCAATGGCCTGCGTGCCTTCATCGTTGCCGAAGGCCTGCAGAATCGCGTCACCTGCGTTGACCGTTGGATCACCGAGGAAGAGAAGGCGCAGTGGCTGTCCACCGCGCTGGCAGCGGCATACCTGCCGGAAGATGAGGATTCCTACGGCTATCCATCGCTGGAGGCAGCGCAGTCGTCGAAGCCGATCATCACCACCACCGATTCCGGTGGCGTGCTTGAGTTCGTCGAGCATGGTCGCAACGGCATGATCGCCGAGCCGGACCCCCGGGCGCTGGCCGAGGTCATCGATGCGCTGTGGATGGATCGCGAGCATACCCGCCGCATGGGCCAGGCGGCCAAGGTGCGTGTGCAGGAACTGAAGATCAACTGGGACCACGTCCTGGAGCGTTTGCTGTCATGA
- a CDS encoding DegT/DnrJ/EryC1/StrS family aminotransferase, whose amino-acid sequence MLASKRIPVAVPSLSGNEKKYVGQCLDSTWISSAGEFIGRFEQSFADFCGVRHAVAINNGTTAIHLALVALGIGEGDEVLIPTLTYIATANAVAYCNAKPILVDSEPGTMNMDPAKLEALITPRTKAIIVVHLYGHPTNMGPVMDIARRHNLKVVEDAAEAHGAEYLGTRVGGIGDCATFSFFGNKIITTGEGGMVTTNDDELAARLRLYRGQGMDPKRRYWFPVVGFNYRMTNVAAAIGVAQMERIDEALQVRQRVAGWYEAAFAQHVDLVERPAVAEYAHHVYWMYTVLLTGLSEQQRDEVMRLMDADGIETRPVFYPMHVLPPYLEDGAAYPVANDQAARGINLPTHADLTEEDVERVVEALVSAIGRVSA is encoded by the coding sequence ATGTTGGCCTCAAAGCGGATTCCGGTAGCAGTTCCCAGCCTGTCGGGCAACGAAAAGAAGTATGTGGGACAGTGCCTAGATTCAACGTGGATCTCTTCGGCCGGCGAATTCATTGGTCGTTTCGAGCAGAGCTTTGCTGACTTCTGCGGCGTTCGCCATGCGGTAGCGATCAACAACGGCACCACCGCCATTCATCTCGCGCTGGTGGCGTTGGGTATCGGCGAAGGCGACGAAGTGCTGATCCCGACCCTGACCTACATCGCCACGGCCAATGCGGTTGCCTACTGCAACGCCAAGCCGATCCTGGTCGACTCCGAGCCCGGCACCATGAACATGGATCCGGCCAAGCTGGAAGCCCTGATCACGCCGCGTACCAAGGCGATCATCGTGGTGCACCTGTATGGCCATCCGACCAACATGGGGCCGGTCATGGACATCGCCCGCCGCCACAATCTCAAGGTCGTGGAGGACGCGGCAGAAGCACACGGCGCCGAGTACCTGGGCACGCGCGTGGGTGGCATCGGCGATTGCGCCACTTTCAGCTTCTTTGGCAACAAGATCATCACCACCGGTGAAGGTGGCATGGTGACCACCAATGATGATGAGCTGGCGGCCCGCCTGCGCCTGTACCGCGGGCAGGGCATGGACCCGAAGCGCCGCTACTGGTTCCCGGTGGTGGGTTTCAACTACCGCATGACCAATGTTGCTGCAGCGATCGGCGTGGCCCAGATGGAGCGTATCGACGAGGCACTGCAGGTGCGCCAGCGCGTTGCCGGCTGGTATGAGGCTGCTTTTGCGCAGCACGTGGATCTGGTCGAGCGTCCGGCCGTGGCCGAGTACGCGCACCATGTCTACTGGATGTACACCGTGCTGCTGACAGGCCTGAGTGAACAGCAGCGCGATGAAGTCATGCGCCTGATGGATGCCGATGGCATCGAAACGCGCCCGGTGTTCTACCCGATGCATGTGCTGCCGCCTTACCTCGAAGACGGGGCTGCCTACCCGGTCGCCAACGACCAGGCTGCGCGTGGCATCAATCTACCGACGCACGCCGACCTCACTGAAGAGGACGTCGAGCGCGTCGTGGAAGCCCTGGTATCGGCCATCGGCCGCGTGAGCGCCTGA